Below is a window of Agrobacterium sp. RAC06 DNA.
CCTTGATGCAATTCGCGCGATGATTGGATGTTTTATTTTAGGAGTAAATCTATGCGTAAAGCCCCCGATGCTATCGACCGTCATGTTGGTGCCCGCATTCGACTGCGCCGCAACATGCTTGGGGTAAGCCAGGAAAAACTGGCTGAAGGGTTGGGACTGACGTTCCAGCAGGTCCAGAAATACGAAAAAGGCACCAACCGCGTTGGTGCAAGCCGCCTTCAGCACATCGCGGCGATCCTGGATACCCCGATCAACTATTTCTTCGAAGAGGCTCCGAGCCCGTCGGCCTGTGCAATTGAGCATCAGGGCGATACACCAACTGAGCTTTTGACCTCAAAGGACTGTCTCGCGCTTGCTCGGGCGTTCGTTTCGATCAAAGATGAAACGGTTCAGCAAAAGGTGCTCTCTCTTGTGCGCGCGCTCGGTTCTGGCAAGGCTGCCCCGGATTTGCTTGAGGATTGGGTACAGTCTAGGTCTTGATCCTCTTTTCCAACACAGATTTGTGTTGGTCTGCCCGGAAACTTCTGGCCTGAAGCGGCTGACAGTCT
It encodes the following:
- a CDS encoding helix-turn-helix domain-containing protein, with the protein product MRKAPDAIDRHVGARIRLRRNMLGVSQEKLAEGLGLTFQQVQKYEKGTNRVGASRLQHIAAILDTPINYFFEEAPSPSACAIEHQGDTPTELLTSKDCLALARAFVSIKDETVQQKVLSLVRALGSGKAAPDLLEDWVQSRS